The following proteins are co-located in the Apium graveolens cultivar Ventura chromosome 5, ASM990537v1, whole genome shotgun sequence genome:
- the LOC141724862 gene encoding kunitz trypsin inhibitor 5-like → MYTMCFFYSHLKLSAAAFLCIIVLSSSGLILCQSLDPGNFQAVLDVDGQVLQPGAKYYILPAVQGGGNGGGLGLSSRAGACPFNVMQESHKQSNGLPVRFLPVNYKMNANVSLSSDMNIVFHAATICVQSTGWKVGGVDEITGRRYVKSGGLTGHPGVNTVSNWFKVEKNENGDGYKIVFCPSVCSFCKLVCGNVGVFDENGKKWLGLSDGDPHIITFRLVS, encoded by the coding sequence ATGTACACCATGTGTTTCTTCTATAGCCACCTTAAATTATCTGCTGCTGCATTTCTGTGTATTATAGTCCTCTCGTCTTCCGGCTTAATCCTCTGTCAATCATTGGATCCTGGAAACTTCCAGGCAGTGCTGGATGTAGATGGTCAAGTGCTGCAACCTGGTGCAAAGTACTACATATTACCTGCTGTCCAGGGTGGAGGAAATGGTGGTGGTCTTGGCCTTTCGTCGCGAGCTGGGGCCTGCCCTTTTAATGTGATGCAAGAGAGTCATAAACAATCCAATGGCCTACCAGTAAGATTTTTACCAGTGAACTATAAAATGAATGCCAATGTAAGCTTGTCTAGTGATATGAATATTGTGTTTCATGCTGCTACAATTTGTGTGCAATCCACTGGGTGGAAAGTTGGAGGGGTTGATGAGATAACCGGACGGAGATACGTTAAGAGTGGAGGGTTAACGGGGCACCCAGGGGTGAATACGGTGAGTAACTGGTTTAAGGTTGAAAAGAATGAGAATGGTGATGGGTATAAGATAGTTTTCTGTCCAAGTGTTTGCTCTTTTTGTAAGCTTGTTTGTGGGAATGTAGGGGTATTCGATGAAAATGGGAAAAAATGGCTTGGCCTAAGTGATGGTGATCCCCATATTATTACATTTAGACTTGTAAGTTAA